A stretch of DNA from Anopheles ziemanni chromosome 3, idAnoZiCoDA_A2_x.2, whole genome shotgun sequence:
AACACACGCCTTCATGCACCGTTGGGAAAGATGTTGATTAACGAGCCGATGCTCTTGGTCGAGGCATTCCATCGCGTCAAATAACTCATCGGCTGCATCTTGAGCGTGAGCTTCGCTAAAGTGTCGCGTGTACCAATAATTTTCGTCGCCGATAACGAGGTTTTGGATGGCAATTAGACATGATAGATGATGAAGTAGATTTCTTCGAAAAATAATTTCGGATAGCTAGTATATTCCTAAATCCACTGATGTCATAGTCATAGTAAATATGCAAAACATCACTGTTACACAGCTGCAAACACTTGATttcccattttcatttcaaatcatAGAACTTAATAGTTTATTAGGGAGAATCAAGAACTTCAAATTGGCTTGTTATTTATAATAACATTCATCAAGAACACTAGAACTAGGTACTTTTCAATTACGTAAATGACTTTCACACTTTCATGTTAATTTTTAGtattccaaaaacaaattttctattTAATATTCAACATAAATCGCGGTAGAATTGTAAGCATCAAAATtgcggtagttctagtgtgaGTTATTCATAGAAAtagtatcatttttgataaatacaaaaaaaagaaatccacGTAAATTTGTGATTCAACAAAACATACATTTGAGAAAATAACTTTTCAACTGCCAATTGTGCAATACAAACCTTCTGGTTATCTTGAATCGTTATCGCAAAGGTAACCGTTATCGCCTTCTCAGAAATGCAATGTCTCATGCAATGCTCTTATTTGACTCAGTGCTGATGAAGGACGGTTTTGTAATCGATTCAGAAATTTCACCTACCGATAACAGCTCTAATGTATGTAGGCAAACATTCATTAGTCATCCTAAGTTTTCAAAATACGACCAACCAGCTGTTATGTATAAATACGTACACAATACGTGTACAATATGGCCCGCACcgtgaaaatagaaataataaaaaaagctgTTATGTACCAAAACCATGTTAGCATCATACAACTTTTCAAGAAAAATAGTACATACTGTAATAGTGTATACTGATAAATTGTACATGTCCATGCaacttatttaaatttaaatggatGCACTTGTTTGAGCTTGTAACTTTTTAGGGCATATGGTGTGTAAAATGGATtaacttttaaaattaaattataccaTTCTGCCCTCCTATCCAACCGAACCCATGACTCGCCATCGGCTAGCATAGAAGCTCCATGGAAATTGGATAACGTTGTTTAAATATGTTGACGCCCATAAAATGGAAGGCTATTTAACTAGTATTTTATTCAGTAGAGAATCGCACCATTCATCAAAGAGGAAGCTAAAATAAATACATCGTTTTTCAAGCGGGTTGTTCTGAACGCTTACGCCTTCCTGACACGTACGAAACTCGCGTTTGGATAGTCTGCTGGTTCAAACCAACTGTGTTAACAATGAAGTTTATTTGCTCTAGAACACCCTACGACGTTAGGAATACGTATGGTATGATTCATTGCCATGTGCCCGATGCAGCGTCGTATTATCTTCCGTCTTATCACCGTCACGAGCCGCAAAGAATGCACAATTCAAACCATGCTGAAGTTGGTTGCTTCACTGAATGCATAAACATATAAAGATACTACTTTTCGACAGTCGTTTTATTAAATGTTAAGAGCGATTTTCAAATCAtgaaatcattcaaattcGCAGCACAAAGTGGTTTGCGAATAATTAATCAAGTACATAACGCATAACACGAGCTTATGTTTGACAGCCCGTCTCTATGCAAATGCGACGTGGGGTGCCTAAAAATGTCGATATCGTGCAGTCAAATTTGTTTGATCCCAATTTGGCAAGAGAAGCTCCACCGCCAGTCACGCGGTGCCACTGGTTGTATTTCGTTATTTTGGTTTATCGTTCCTTTTTCTGCCTCTCAAATCTTTTCGCCATTCGCTCCCTGTTTCTAACACTTAGCCCGAAGCTGGTTTAACATTGGTGCTGGCGGTCATAAATCATCTGATTTTGCAGTGTCTGTTCTTTCACATTCCAGCGCGTTTGCATACGCACGAACAGTTAACGAAACCATCTGGATTTTATATGTGTGAGATTGGCAACAGAAGATAGCGGCTAACAGGCCataaagcaagcaaatgaatacTAcccatttaaatttgcattcTACCACCCCGCGCAAACACTTTCATCCTAACCGATACGGAAATATGTTTACGAACCaacgtttatgtttatgttcgGGCAAATATGTAATCATCTTTATGACCAGCGTCGTGTCATGCGCACTGTCCTAATATGTCACCTCGAAGGTCACTTCTTTCATGAAGACATCGAATTTGAGATACTCTTGTGATAAGAAATTTAATCTTATGACGTGGAATCTCAACAAAGATTTGAGAAAtaaatttttgattttaaattaagttttGGATTATAATTAAGGCACACCTATACGGATGTTAGAAAATTGATTATAAAATTAAGATAATAGCCATTGTAAATCCTTAAGTTTCGTATATTCATTCGGTTCTATTCTCCATTGTCATGTTTTCTGAGTCatttggaaggaaaataaaaacctcccACTTGTCGGCAATCGTACACTTACGAATGAGGTCTGGAGTCAATTCCACCCgttgccaaaaaaaaatggcttaaACAGCGTGATCCCACTCTTCTTCTGAGACTGTAAATTATGTCAAATATCGcgataattttgattttttagtacggaATATAAGAGGAATATAGGCATTGTTGGAAAATAATGAAGCAGAAAGGATTCAGCGTCAGATgagtttaattttgaaaaaagaaggTTTAGTTAGTTGAAGTTTAAAATTATCAgtagtaaaaataatttttatttacaagTGTTATTTCCTTCAACAGTTTTGATAAGGTTGATTCTGGCCGTATACCACTTTAcggcatttaaaataaactcagCTGATCCATGTTAACCCGGCATCCGtaacattttgtttacaattcGTTGGCAATCAAACACGTCTTGGTCCATTTGCAATTcgtttgtttaagtttattCCAAACTAAATCTCTAACTACATGAGCAATGGGAGACAATTAATCTGAAGGATGCGTCTGGCTGTTCGTACCTCCACGCAATTGTTGCGCCGAGGCAAATGAGTGAGCTCATGAAAACACCAACGTCAATTCCATTTTCAGACATACACTCCCGGCGTGCGATGAGTCACGGTAAATATTTCCCTATTTGAAATCAAGATCCCAGATTTCCTGTACTTTCAACCATCTTTCGGTAAAGCATTCCAACCCGAGCTCTGCCACCTAGGGATTGGTTTGTCATGCCAAGTCTACTCCCTGAAAACCGAAACGTACTCCTGATCGAGATAAGGCACGATTGGCATGCAGCCAACCACTTGAGCCACGCCGGCTATGTCACGGCGTGAAGTGCTGTTCTGTATTTTTGATCGACTTAAAAATGTTGGTCGTGGATACCAGCCGGCTGAGATCACCACACAAGGGAACTCACGTTCGTCGGTTTACCACAGTTGAGCGCGGCAATCGATGTCTGGTGACCTTAGCCATCCCGACTGGCCCTGATTTAATTCCGACACCGAAGTCAACTACAATGGGCCCTACAGATGGCGACATCGCACTCGGAACGGTGGCGAAGGTTGAGCgggaaaaatcaatatttactTTATGACGCGCCCAGACTCTGTTCCTCCATTATTTCTGACCTTGTTTCCGTTTGTTGCCACTCTTTGTAGGTCTAGTTGCTCCAGTGTACTCCCAGGCAGACATCGAGACTGAGCCAGAGTCCAACACCTACTTCGATAAATACGAGCGCGATGTGAAATTGGTGTGCCGTGCCGGTAAACCGATCGAACGGTGCCGCATCCGGTTACCCGGGTCCACCGAACCGTACGAAACCTCCAGCCTGCCCACCGGCGTTACTTCCTATGGCAACTTAGCCGACGGAGAATGCGGCGTAAAACTGGCCCGACTGAGTGCGGAACGGACTGGGAAGTTTGAGTGTTTGGTCACGATCGGTGGCCAGGAGTACGAGAAGTCGATCGTGTACGGGATTCGTACGGCCCCGCAACCGACCGTACTGATTATCTCCAAAAATACGAACCTGGTCGACAGTGGCATCCGGGCGAACCAGATGCTGAAGGCGAGGTGCACCTCCAAGTTCGGGTTGCCCGCCGCCAACCTTACCTGGATGATGGACGGAATGCCGGTCGAAGAGCGGTTTCTCAAACCGGCCCAGATCACCGATGAGCTGCAGAACGGCCGGCTTATGCAGACGATCTCTCAAGAGGTAAACATTTACCTTACACCGGAGGATAACGGAAAAACGCTCGTCTGCCATGCGTCCCACCCGGCGCTAACCAACCCCCAGCGCtccgtgctgctgctgaacgTTAAGTGTAAGTATTCGAAACCCGCACCAGACATCAACATTCGAACATCCAAACAGTCCCGAGTGGGTGCGATGAATCACCGCGGTGGAGATGATGATACCAGTCAGAggagattaaaatatttaatgtaacgAGGTGGCCACAAGGCGACCATGGGAAACTCCATCGGGTTTGCTAGAGTGTCGAATGATGACCAATCTTTGGGGTCTCTGCTCGATTCTTTTGCGTAACTAAcatctttggtcatgcctTACTAAAAATTTACTCTatgtggaagtagcaaatggAAGGATAGGATTGTCATGCTAAAGAATTAGCGTGAAACGCAAGACCCTACACTTACAAGTGAGAAAATCTTTGATAGATCAGCATAACCCAAAACATTATTCAGGACAGAGATGCAGTACAAAATTTTCTATttatgcttcggagcactgctgaaagttgtttaagtgTAGATACGTGTTTCATTACTATAACAAAGACATTTTAGTTGTCAAAAGTAGGACGCTTAAAATCGGCTCAATCTAACCACAGCTATGTGGGACAGTGAAATAATTTGCTTTTGTTAAGTTGATCCGACTTAAGTTGTTTCATTCACAACAACCATTTAAACTGGCCAAATCAACACCAATGTGGAAGCGCTTATTAATGAAGCCACCGAACAATGCCTCCCCATTTCACCCACCCAAAAGGCTATCGGCAGCATCAAGAGGTGTGTCGTAAAACTATGATGACTTTCTCcggggcaaaaataaaaaaagacaatGCATGCAAATTTGCGACATGCTCGTGTTAGGTTGTTGTGCGCTACTCTTTGCACGGTTTGGTGAAGTTTTGTGTTTCCGTAAGCTTCAggtctctttttgttttgtttgacgcATGAGAAACGTATGCTTCTTCAATGTCGTTTGCTTCTTTTGCTAAATTTGTTTAGTCATCAACTTATACATCTTCAAGAACCACTATCAGGCTAATTTCCTTCAATGCTGAAAAAGCGTTTTGGTGTCCTTAGTTTTGCAAAGAAACattcgatttattttcttcaatacAAAACTGTATATTACCTTTCAAATATTGTTTCTATTAGAAGGTATTCAGGAGAATCGAAATGCCATCAGAAGAAGAGTGGATTGTGATTCCGCTGTAAACATTCCGTAATTAACCTCGTTTTCAAATTCCTCAAAGTGTTTCAGTGTTCTCACAGCAGTACCACATGCAATATTCATGTCCAGTTGTCGGTTTAACAATTCCCCGCCAGCGTAATGAGCAATCGATGGGCACCAATCGCAAGGGCGCCGTCCGATCGATCTCGCGAAGGCTACTTAGCGAGCTTGTCAAAGTTTGCTAGTGCCCGCAAATGAAGCGACAAATAGACGCGATGTTTTGAAAGGTAGCTGATTAGTATTGACCGCTCGGCCACTGTTTGATCGTGCCGCCGGAAAAGTTGTAACGAAATGCTTACATATTCTAGTGTAGTTCCGGTGAAACAAACCTACGCCGTTTTGGGTGCGCCTGGGAAATGTTTGAATGATAGTTAAAGGGTGGGAAGGCTGATAGCTGTTGGGTTGTTGCCTCAGTTGTATGTTCATTCAGTTCTCATTCTCCAACTCGCTCTTCcacttttctattttctgTTTCATGTATCCAGTTGCACCCCTTGAATTTCCTCACAtcctcatcgatcagctgccAAAGACCGGAAGCGCTATAATCAACGTCACCATCCATGCCAATCCGCAGCCCGTGACGCGCTGGACGGTTAACGGGCGGATGATAAAGGAAGGCGAATCGGTCGACATGTACCAGGCGTACATCCCGCACGCGACATCGGTAAGATACCCCCGCTCGTAAACCCGAGTTCCAAAATCATCTGCTAGTCTATGGCTCACGCATCTCATGGCTTTTCTCTCCACTTGTAGAAAGCGGGCGAGTACACGGTGCTCCTAAAGAACAACGACTGCGGAGACGAGCACGCCTCACTGTTCACACTAGAGGCCACCAATATCCTCGGCACGCAGACATACGTCGTGAAAGCGGTCCTGGTGAACGACGAAGGGGAGAACGCTGTGGGCGAGCGCCTAGGGGACGACAGCAACGGGTCCACCTTCTGGCTGATAAGCGTCTGGACGTTCTTCTGCTCCATGTTAGCGACACGTCTGTTGTGAATCCAATTCCGTATAGCCTTAGTCATACCGTGCCTCATCTTTGTGCCATCTCGGGTTTCCAAAAcggggggaaaggggggctAAAAAACCGAGCGGCCACGCTGGCTTGAGAGTGCTTGCCAAACGATTCTCCTTGCGGGGGTAGCTTTAGTTGGCGTGTGGGAAATGTGAAGGATGCTTTTCGGTGGTGTCGGGCGGGGATCGTTCGGAAACGCATTCTCAAGTCGGATAGGTTCGCATGCCACCccgggagaaaacaaaaatacgggAACCCAAACCACGTTGGCCTGCAGCGGCAGTGTACTTCTACTCGTTAATATTGTACAATAACACTTACGATAGTTCCTGTGAAAAAGTATTGTGACAGAGTCGAATCCAAAACGAAAATGCTGTGGGCGATTACCAAAATGTTTGTActacgttttccttttcttcccgaCCAATTAACAGAATAACCGTGGCATGAGCGTGCGATAAAAGTGAAATTTCCAAATGAACAGTTTAAAGACGCTAAGTGAAAGTGACAGGCTGCTAAAAACAATTGGTAAGAATACCAATCGACGAGAGAAAACACTGGACAATACGTGCCACTCTCATCGCAAGTGATCGAAAGGGTATACACGTGGAACGTGATGCATTTCAGTGTGACGCCGCTAGTTGGAACTGTACTTTTAATGagttcattatttatttcatattaCTCTCtatttgaagaagaagaagaagatgaagaagaagaacgatGCTTTAATGAACCTGAAACCTTAGGATAACCGGGTCAACGGGACTCCCAATGAGAAGCCAACATAAAAACGAGGACCTAGTCCACCTTGTACAATATAAACATACGCGAAATTGGTTCGAATCAGTATTACAAATAACCGCATATGGTTTATCCCGGTACGAGGATCAGGCTATTTTCGCTGTTTTCAAGTAGCATCGTTATTGCGTGGCAATAAACCCGAACATTTTGTAAGAAATTCCTGTGTGTGCGAATCATAAAATTCATTaacttttaataaattctgtTTTGGGCAAGCCATATCTTCCAATATAATACAAAGCTTGACGAAGTATAAACGAGTGTCGCACGTGTTTCATTACCTGTTCGGATATACCAATACCAACTCTTATATCCTGGTTGGCTCTTAACGTTAGCTTACCAACCAGGAGTTGATTTCGCTTGTACGgggttcaataaaaaaaaaagttttgtttcgGCCTTGCCCAACtgaattcaaaaataaaaacgattgGGTTTTATTTCCTCTATCTGACAtctaacataaaaaataaataaaaatattgcgTAGTAAGGGGAAGTGAGGATTTCCTTATCCTTATCACAGTGTAGTTTCCCTTGCCATTTTGTAAAGTAACAACTATTAGAAGTATAGTTTGCCCCACCAAACAGAAATACGAATCAGGTGAATAAAACATGGaacatttaaattatatttttaataaaaatatcaacgcAAACTGATAACTCGTCCTCAACATAGTATCAACTGTTTTGATCGTTACTGGTGAGCAGATTTCGGTTCtcgaaaaattcaaattttcgaaCATGTCGTGTGGATTGCCTACATTCAGTGAAAGATAATCGTATTGATTTTTACATTATATTTGGTATGTTTGGCGCGAATCAATAGTTTCaaggaaattaaacaaacaccatcgaaagatcCGCTTGTTGAAGGTCGGTATTTTATGCTCCACCATTCCCTGATGTTTCCCGCTTTCCGGTCTGCCCTAAAACACTGTTTTATTATGATTTCGATTGAAGCTATTTGCATTCCATTCTCCCGGTTTCATGCGGAAGGTCAGTGCAGCGTGGAAGCATGACACAATCGATTTTGAATCATCGTTAAACTGTCCCAtggtttcattattatttgctCTCTTTCGGCGGCCATTCTGTTTCTAACCTTTAGCGTCTAACTGTTAGCCGATCCATTAGGTTTGAAACCTTCCGGAGCCTCATGTCTCTGCTACATTCTGCTTCGCTGTGGGGTAAACATTGGCCGACGTGCAAACAGACGTATCCTGTTTCCGACACATTGGAGTTAAGCTAACGCGTGCTCCCTAATGAATCCAATAGCCAACCGTCGTGGGTGGGCACATCACCAGCACATCCCGTGCCGTGGCTCCAATCTGCCGGAACTGTGCAGGACGCAAGCAACCACGCACACGCAAACGTCCGATTAGCAATCGATGCAACAGCCGATGGGGGACCGCCATAAAACGATAAAACATATTCCGCTGGCCGCAGTTCCCGTTCCGAGCGATTTCATTTCCTACCGAAACTCGAATCTTCGCACTTACGCCACCCCACGAAAGCTACAactaaaattgaaataaaatgaaatggtCAGGCCGAACGGAAAAAAGCACAAACGGTCAAGCAACATCCCCTCGAGACACCGCAAAACGGTGCTTCCACCCCGAAAAGGTTACCTTTTCATAGGCTGCGTTCATGGCCCTACGCTGCTGTGGTTTTCGGCAATGGCGGGGAACCCGGAGGCGGAGCGGACGGTGACCCCATCCCGTGGCCGCAGGAACCTCATAAAAAGCCAGCATTTATGGAACTCGTTAGAACTTTAGATTGCCGAAATTTAAATTCCCCCCTCGCCACGCGGAAAGGCGGAATGCTCCGTATCGCCCGCAACCGGTTCTCGCATCGCATCTCGCGCTTTGGCCGCGGAACGCgaccaaaacaaataattaacgAGCGGAGGGACGATCTTAACCGATTAAAAACGGCGCAATCAAAAAAAGGAAGTTTCGGAAGGCTTTTGCGGCGCGACTCGCGGGGACAGTTCGTACGAGCGCGAGATCATCTGCATGTCTAAAGGTCTTCTTCAGGAGCGTTTCCATTTCGTGTT
This window harbors:
- the LOC131286790 gene encoding fasciclin-3-like translates to MRRYLGLLVTLYSCYSLVAPVYSQADIETEPESNTYFDKYERDVKLVCRAGKPIERCRIRLPGSTEPYETSSLPTGVTSYGNLADGECGVKLARLSAERTGKFECLVTIGGQEYEKSIVYGIRTAPQPTVLIISKNTNLVDSGIRANQMLKARCTSKFGLPAANLTWMMDGMPVEERFLKPAQITDELQNGRLMQTISQEVNIYLTPEDNGKTLVCHASHPALTNPQRSVLLLNVKFAPLEFPHILIDQLPKTGSAIINVTIHANPQPVTRWTVNGRMIKEGESVDMYQAYIPHATSKAGEYTVLLKNNDCGDEHASLFTLEATNILGTQTYVVKAVLVNDEGENAVGERLGDDSNGSTFWLISVWTFFCSMLATRLL